One genomic segment of Chitinibacter sp. FCG-7 includes these proteins:
- the rlmB gene encoding 23S rRNA (guanosine(2251)-2'-O)-methyltransferase RlmB, producing MMQKKIIHGFHAVTARLRRFPDSVLELYVSSERTDPRMKDLLKAAKDADQKVTPMSSDRLDGLAGHVRHQGVAAMIDTERSYLSIEDVLDDLDEPAFLLILDGITDPHNLGACLRVADAMGVHAVIAPKDKCVGINATVSKVACGAAEVVPYVMVTNLARTIRDLKERGIWIVGTDAEGSCDLFSYDQTGPVAWVLGNEGDGMRRLTRELCDTLVSIPMFGSVESLNVSVATGIVLSESRRQRLVAAKKSAPTT from the coding sequence ATTATGCAAAAGAAAATCATCCACGGCTTTCACGCCGTTACCGCCCGTTTGCGTCGCTTTCCCGATAGTGTGCTGGAGTTGTACGTCAGCAGCGAGCGTACCGACCCGCGGATGAAGGATCTGCTTAAAGCCGCCAAAGACGCCGATCAGAAAGTCACCCCAATGTCGTCGGATCGTCTCGACGGCTTGGCTGGGCACGTTCGCCACCAAGGCGTTGCGGCGATGATCGACACCGAGCGCAGCTATCTGTCGATTGAAGACGTGCTTGATGATCTGGACGAACCAGCATTTCTGCTGATTCTGGACGGCATTACTGATCCGCATAATCTGGGTGCTTGCTTGCGCGTCGCCGATGCAATGGGCGTGCACGCGGTGATTGCACCGAAAGATAAATGCGTTGGCATTAACGCAACGGTGTCGAAAGTGGCCTGCGGCGCGGCCGAAGTCGTTCCGTATGTGATGGTGACGAATCTGGCGCGCACGATCCGCGATCTGAAAGAGCGCGGCATCTGGATTGTCGGCACCGATGCCGAAGGCTCTTGCGATCTGTTCAGCTACGATCAAACTGGCCCGGTGGCGTGGGTGCTGGGCAACGAGGGCGACGGCATGCGCCGCCTGACGCGTGAGTTGTGCGATACGCTGGTGTCGATTCCAATGTTTGGTTCGGTTGAAAGCCTGAATGTGTCGGTGGCGACGGGGATTGTGCTGTCGGAAAGCCGTCGTCAGCGTCTCGTTGCGGCCAAGAAAAGCGCACCAACTACGTAA
- the rpsA gene encoding 30S ribosomal protein S1, producing the protein MTTATMESFAALFEESLTRQEMRSGEVITAEVVGIDSNFVTVNAGLKSESLIPLEEFKNDNGEVDVKIGDFVPVAIDSLENGYGETKLSREKAKRLASWIELEDCLERGEIMSGVISGKVKGGLTVMVNGLRAFLPGSLVDIRPVKDTTPYEGKQVEFKVIKLDRKRNNVVVSRRAVLEDSLGEERQKLLETLKEGSIVKGIVKNITDYGAFVDLGGIDGLLHITDLAWRRVKHPSEVLAVGDELEAKVLKFDQDKNRVSLGLKQLGEDPWVGLSRRYPSGTRMFGKVTNLTDYGSFVEIEQGIEGLVHVSEMDWTNKNVHPSKVVSLGDEVEVMILDIDEDKRRISLGMKQCMANPWDDFAANFKKGDKLKGAIKSITDFGVFVGLAGGIDGLVHLSDLSWNVPGEEAVRNFKKGDEVEAMVLSIDVEKERISLGIKQMEGDPFNNFISQSDKGAIVKGIVKSLDAKGAVVTLSEEVEGYLRSTEVSRDRVEDIRTVLKEGDEVEAQIINVDRKTRTINLSIKAKDSADQSEAMSKLSSTIEGNAGTTSLGALLKAKLSGSAE; encoded by the coding sequence ATGACTACCGCTACTATGGAAAGCTTTGCAGCCCTGTTTGAGGAAAGCCTAACCCGTCAAGAAATGCGTTCGGGTGAAGTGATTACTGCCGAGGTTGTAGGCATCGACAGCAACTTTGTTACTGTAAATGCAGGTCTGAAATCTGAATCACTGATTCCTCTGGAAGAGTTCAAAAACGACAACGGCGAAGTTGACGTTAAGATCGGTGATTTCGTACCAGTTGCAATCGATAGCCTCGAAAACGGTTACGGCGAAACTAAGCTTTCTCGCGAAAAAGCCAAACGTCTGGCTTCTTGGATCGAATTGGAAGACTGCCTGGAACGTGGCGAAATCATGTCTGGCGTTATTTCCGGTAAAGTTAAAGGCGGCCTGACTGTGATGGTTAACGGTCTGCGCGCTTTCTTGCCAGGTTCACTGGTTGACATTCGTCCAGTAAAAGACACGACTCCTTACGAAGGCAAACAAGTTGAATTCAAAGTAATCAAACTTGATCGCAAACGTAATAACGTTGTAGTTTCTCGTCGCGCCGTTCTGGAAGATTCTCTGGGCGAAGAGCGTCAGAAACTGCTAGAAACCTTGAAAGAAGGTTCGATCGTTAAGGGTATCGTTAAAAATATCACTGACTACGGTGCATTCGTTGACTTGGGCGGTATCGATGGTCTGCTGCACATCACTGACCTGGCTTGGCGCCGTGTTAAACACCCATCTGAAGTATTGGCAGTGGGTGATGAACTTGAAGCTAAAGTTCTGAAATTTGATCAAGATAAAAACCGTGTATCTCTCGGCCTGAAACAATTGGGCGAAGATCCATGGGTGGGTCTGTCACGTCGTTACCCATCAGGCACTCGCATGTTCGGTAAAGTCACCAACCTGACTGACTACGGTTCGTTCGTAGAAATCGAACAAGGTATCGAAGGTCTGGTACACGTTTCTGAAATGGATTGGACTAACAAAAACGTTCACCCATCTAAAGTGGTTTCTTTGGGTGATGAAGTTGAAGTGATGATCCTGGATATCGACGAAGACAAACGCCGTATCAGCTTGGGCATGAAACAGTGCATGGCTAATCCATGGGACGATTTCGCTGCTAACTTCAAGAAAGGCGACAAACTGAAAGGCGCGATCAAATCGATCACCGATTTCGGCGTGTTTGTTGGCTTGGCTGGCGGTATCGACGGTCTGGTTCACTTGTCTGACCTGTCTTGGAATGTTCCAGGCGAAGAAGCAGTTCGCAACTTCAAGAAAGGCGACGAAGTTGAAGCGATGGTTCTGTCTATCGACGTTGAGAAAGAGCGCATCAGCCTCGGCATCAAACAGATGGAAGGTGATCCATTCAACAACTTCATCTCTCAATCAGACAAAGGTGCAATCGTTAAGGGTATCGTTAAATCCCTCGACGCTAAAGGCGCTGTAGTTACATTGTCTGAAGAAGTTGAAGGCTACCTGCGTTCGACCGAAGTTTCACGCGACCGCGTTGAAGACATCCGCACCGTTCTGAAAGAAGGTGATGAAGTTGAAGCTCAGATCATCAACGTTGATCGTAAAACTCGTACTATCAACTTGTCGATCAAAGCGAAAGACTCTGCTGACCAATCAGAAGCGATGAGCAAGCTGTCTTCTACTATCGAAGGCAATGCTGGCACAACAAGCTTGGGTGCATTGTTGAAAGCTAAGTTGTCAGGTTCTGCTGAATAA
- the aroF gene encoding 3-deoxy-7-phosphoheptulonate synthase, protein MKLSATDAQVAAVVGLIRESGLKEHVSRGSELVIIGAMGDEDLLDASRFEILPGVERVTRIMKQYKIVSRDTHPAGSIIQICGIPLGGQQIQVIGGPCSIETQPQMDEAAAGVAAAGCRLMRGGAFKPRTSPYAFQGLGVEGLEMFQTAARRHNLPIVTELMDVRMLDTFMEYDVDVIQIGARNMQNFDLLKEVGRVNKPIILKRGLSATINEWLMAAEYIAAGGNHNIIFCERGIRTFETAYRNVLDVTAIPVLKRETHLPVIVDPSHAGGKAWMVPALALAAVAAGADGLLIEMHPNPAEAWCDADQALSPPQLNELMTTLGAIALAVGRSI, encoded by the coding sequence ATGAAACTTTCGGCCACCGATGCGCAGGTGGCCGCCGTGGTCGGCCTGATTCGTGAGTCCGGCCTCAAAGAACATGTTTCGCGTGGCTCGGAGCTGGTGATTATTGGTGCGATGGGTGACGAAGACCTGCTGGATGCTTCGCGCTTTGAAATCCTGCCCGGCGTCGAGCGTGTCACGCGGATCATGAAGCAATACAAAATCGTATCGCGCGATACGCATCCGGCGGGCTCGATTATCCAGATTTGCGGCATCCCGCTGGGTGGCCAGCAAATTCAAGTGATTGGCGGGCCTTGCTCGATTGAAACGCAGCCGCAAATGGACGAAGCCGCCGCTGGTGTGGCCGCAGCAGGCTGCCGGTTGATGCGTGGTGGCGCTTTCAAGCCGCGAACGAGCCCGTATGCATTTCAGGGCCTGGGTGTCGAGGGCTTGGAGATGTTCCAAACGGCAGCCAGACGTCACAATCTGCCTATCGTGACCGAGCTGATGGACGTACGCATGCTCGATACCTTTATGGAATACGACGTTGACGTCATCCAGATCGGCGCGCGCAATATGCAAAATTTTGACTTGCTCAAAGAAGTAGGGCGCGTCAACAAGCCGATTATTCTCAAGCGCGGCTTGTCAGCCACCATTAACGAATGGCTGATGGCCGCCGAATACATTGCCGCAGGCGGCAATCACAATATTATTTTCTGCGAGCGCGGCATCCGCACGTTTGAAACTGCGTACCGTAATGTGCTCGATGTGACGGCGATACCGGTTTTAAAGCGCGAAACGCATCTGCCAGTGATTGTTGACCCAAGCCACGCGGGCGGCAAAGCCTGGATGGTGCCTGCGCTGGCGCTAGCGGCGGTAGCCGCTGGTGCGGATGGCCTGCTGATCGAAATGCACCCCAACCCAGCCGAGGCCTGGTGCGACGCCGATCAGGCGCTGTCGCCGCCGCAACTGAACGAGCTGATGACCACCTTGGGCGCGATTGCGCTGGCAGTGGGCCGTTCCATCTAA
- a CDS encoding META and DUF4377 domain-containing protein: MNKLMLTLAALASLQTATVASATSTTAATQLTGKYQLVELNAQPVSSFDQAAITLTISADGKLSGFAGCNRFHSKLTAEPLRIGPVASTRKLCPYPAVMQQEQAFLNALNRASALERIAPSGLVLRDQANQSLQFILIAKPVEKVIWVGPRKKDCVAGVMKTQCLQHKTSKNSQWLNFYGEITGFDWQEGKRYKLKVREEQIANPPADASSIKTSLVKVLSSR; encoded by the coding sequence ATGAATAAATTAATGCTGACTCTGGCGGCTCTAGCCAGCCTGCAGACTGCCACTGTAGCCAGTGCCACGAGTACCACGGCGGCGACTCAGCTGACTGGTAAGTATCAATTGGTCGAGCTGAACGCCCAGCCTGTTTCATCATTTGATCAAGCAGCCATTACGCTGACAATTTCGGCCGATGGCAAACTGTCCGGTTTTGCCGGTTGTAACCGTTTTCACAGCAAACTGACTGCCGAGCCACTGCGCATTGGTCCTGTCGCCAGCACGCGCAAACTGTGCCCGTACCCGGCAGTAATGCAGCAAGAGCAGGCATTCTTAAATGCCTTAAATCGAGCTAGTGCGCTTGAACGCATAGCACCATCGGGCCTGGTTTTGCGTGATCAGGCTAATCAATCGCTGCAATTTATACTGATTGCCAAGCCCGTTGAGAAGGTGATCTGGGTGGGGCCACGCAAGAAAGATTGCGTCGCAGGCGTAATGAAAACGCAGTGTCTGCAACATAAAACCAGCAAAAATAGCCAGTGGCTCAATTTTTATGGCGAGATCACCGGTTTTGATTGGCAAGAAGGCAAGCGCTACAAGTTGAAGGTGCGCGAGGAGCAGATTGCCAATCCGCCAGCCGATGCCAGCAGCATCAAAACCAGTCTAGTCAAAGTGTTATCAAGCCGATGA
- the cmk gene encoding (d)CMP kinase, giving the protein MTQNPIPVIAIDGPSASGKGTVAQRVAQALGFHYLDSGAIYRLTALAAQQQGVSWSDEDAVSSTAQYLDVVFNGETILLAGVDVSNTIRSEEIGSGASQIAALPKVRAALLARQQAFANAPGLVADGRDMASVVFPVAPLKIFLTASASARAERRYKQLITRGEGADLAVITADLEARDERDRARAVAPLAQANDAYLLDTTEMGIDAAVAQVLLWWSQRK; this is encoded by the coding sequence ATGACGCAGAACCCGATTCCTGTAATTGCCATCGACGGCCCATCCGCTTCCGGCAAAGGCACAGTTGCCCAGCGTGTTGCTCAAGCACTGGGCTTTCATTATCTGGATTCGGGTGCGATCTACCGCTTAACGGCGCTGGCAGCGCAGCAACAAGGGGTATCTTGGTCTGACGAAGATGCAGTATCGTCTACAGCTCAATACCTGGATGTAGTATTTAACGGAGAAACCATTTTACTGGCAGGCGTCGACGTTAGCAACACGATCCGTAGCGAAGAAATCGGCTCGGGAGCGTCGCAAATTGCCGCCTTGCCGAAAGTGCGGGCCGCCTTGCTAGCACGCCAGCAAGCGTTTGCCAATGCGCCGGGGCTGGTCGCCGACGGGCGCGATATGGCTTCAGTCGTTTTTCCTGTTGCGCCGCTGAAAATTTTTCTCACCGCCAGTGCTAGTGCGCGTGCCGAGCGGCGTTACAAGCAATTGATTACTCGTGGTGAAGGTGCCGATTTGGCGGTGATTACGGCCGATCTGGAGGCGCGCGATGAGCGAGATCGAGCGCGCGCCGTAGCACCATTGGCGCAAGCGAATGACGCTTACTTACTTGATACAACTGAGATGGGCATCGATGCTGCGGTGGCACAGGTTTTGCTATGGTGGAGCCAGAGAAAATAA
- the pgsA gene encoding CDP-diacylglycerol--glycerol-3-phosphate 3-phosphatidyltransferase, with product MPLNLPIILTWLRVALIPVFVGVFYLPQAEYPLVWQNIVGTLLFALAAVTDWFDGFLARRWNQTSQFGAFLDPVADKLMVAAALILLVEIDRAPSWLAVIIIGREITISALREWMAQLGKSKSVAVNMIGKLKTTAQMVAILLLLWWEPLVPHVSTPLLGTIALYLAGILTIVSMFYYLRVAAEQFKNQ from the coding sequence ATGCCTTTAAATTTACCGATTATCCTCACCTGGCTGCGCGTCGCGCTGATTCCCGTGTTTGTTGGCGTGTTTTATCTGCCGCAAGCCGAATATCCGCTGGTTTGGCAAAATATCGTTGGCACGCTGCTGTTTGCGCTGGCGGCAGTCACGGACTGGTTTGATGGTTTTCTGGCGCGGCGCTGGAATCAGACCAGCCAGTTTGGCGCGTTTCTTGATCCGGTTGCCGACAAGCTGATGGTTGCTGCTGCACTGATTCTGCTGGTCGAGATCGACCGCGCGCCGTCGTGGCTGGCGGTGATTATCATTGGCCGCGAAATCACTATTTCGGCGCTGCGCGAGTGGATGGCGCAATTGGGTAAGTCCAAGTCCGTCGCGGTCAATATGATCGGCAAGCTGAAAACCACCGCACAAATGGTCGCCATTTTGCTCTTGCTGTGGTGGGAGCCGCTGGTGCCGCATGTTTCAACGCCACTCCTAGGCACGATTGCGCTGTATCTGGCAGGCATTCTGACGATTGTGTCGATGTTTTACTATCTGCGTGTCGCTGCCGAGCAATTTAAAAATCAGTAA
- a CDS encoding MFS transporter, translating to MPKNFALLAIAGFYFCYFAFNGIFSPYWGLYLAGLAFPAWQIGILTSLTQINRIYAPALWGWLADRSGKRQLILRLAGACGLLFFIPLLVAQSFWPIFIAVFLGSFFWSAALPLVEATAMSLLKGDSGAYSRLRIWGSIGFVVATMTAGYLIEAQGVAVLPMSVIAIMASLALYCWWVPEAPSTPVTQNTQAGFGEILRQREVQSLLASCFLMALAHGPYYSFYSIYVADQGYSKSTIAWFWTLGVLAEIAIFWLMPRLNLRFSQKMILLFGLAIGAARFGVIAWGIASLPLLLLAQLAHAFTFGSNHAVNMAYIHRYFTGRHQAKGQALYIAMSFGIGGSLGGILAGLAWQSLGGEWVFSLAALSCALGGIIAWRGLPKIE from the coding sequence ATGCCCAAAAACTTTGCCTTGCTGGCTATTGCCGGCTTTTACTTCTGCTATTTCGCTTTCAACGGCATCTTTTCCCCGTACTGGGGGCTGTATCTGGCAGGTCTGGCTTTTCCTGCCTGGCAAATCGGCATTCTAACCAGTCTGACGCAAATCAACCGGATTTATGCGCCAGCTCTTTGGGGTTGGCTGGCTGATCGCAGCGGCAAGCGCCAGCTGATTCTGCGGCTGGCGGGAGCGTGCGGGCTGTTGTTTTTTATCCCGCTGCTGGTGGCGCAAAGCTTCTGGCCGATTTTTATCGCGGTCTTTTTAGGTAGCTTTTTCTGGAGCGCCGCGCTGCCGCTGGTTGAGGCGACAGCGATGAGCCTGCTTAAAGGCGATTCGGGCGCGTATTCGCGCTTGCGCATCTGGGGCTCGATCGGTTTTGTCGTCGCCACGATGACAGCAGGCTATCTGATCGAGGCGCAAGGCGTTGCCGTCTTGCCCATGTCGGTGATTGCGATTATGGCCAGTCTGGCGCTGTATTGCTGGTGGGTGCCCGAAGCGCCGTCCACGCCAGTCACCCAGAACACACAGGCCGGATTTGGCGAGATTCTGCGTCAACGTGAAGTGCAATCGCTGCTGGCATCGTGCTTTCTGATGGCCTTGGCGCACGGGCCTTATTACAGCTTTTATTCGATTTACGTGGCCGATCAAGGGTATAGCAAAAGCACCATTGCCTGGTTCTGGACGCTGGGCGTACTGGCTGAAATTGCGATTTTCTGGCTGATGCCACGGCTAAATCTGCGCTTTAGCCAGAAAATGATCCTGCTGTTTGGCTTGGCGATTGGTGCGGCGCGCTTCGGGGTCATTGCCTGGGGCATTGCCTCGCTGCCGTTGCTCTTGCTGGCCCAATTGGCGCATGCATTCACTTTTGGCAGTAATCACGCCGTGAATATGGCCTATATTCACCGCTACTTTACTGGTCGTCATCAGGCCAAGGGGCAAGCGCTGTATATTGCGATGTCGTTTGGGATTGGCGGCAGCCTGGGTGGCATACTGGCAGGGCTGGCTTGGCAGTCACTGGGTGGAGAATGGGTGTTTAGTTTGGCTGCGCTATCGTGTGCTCTGGGTGGTATTATTGCCTGGCGCGGCCTGCCAAAGATTGAGTAA
- the mgrA gene encoding L-glyceraldehyde 3-phosphate reductase codes for MTYQAASNRYETMPYRRCGRSGLKLPALSLGMWHNFGDNKPFDNSRAMVLRAFDLGITHFDLANNYGPKPGAAEETMGRLLKTDLAVYRDELIISSKAGWEMWPGPYGDLGSRKYLIASCDQSLKRMGLDYVDIFYSHRPDPDTPIEETMGALDSLVRQGKALYVGISSYSAEETAIAAKVLKELGTPCLIHQPSFSMFDRWIENGLTDVLRQEQIGSIAFCPLAQGLLTDRYLNGIPADSRAADVQNHFLTSDKVELRLAQIKALNEIALARGQSLAQMSLAWALQTVTSVIIGASRVAQIEENVGAVSNLAFNADELKQIELILQQV; via the coding sequence ATGACTTATCAAGCTGCTTCAAATCGCTATGAAACGATGCCTTACCGTCGCTGTGGTCGCAGCGGCCTGAAACTACCGGCCCTGTCTTTGGGCATGTGGCACAATTTTGGCGACAACAAACCATTCGATAATAGCCGCGCGATGGTGCTGCGTGCTTTCGATCTGGGTATTACGCATTTTGATCTGGCGAATAATTACGGCCCCAAGCCCGGCGCAGCCGAAGAAACGATGGGGCGTTTGCTAAAAACCGATCTGGCGGTGTATCGCGATGAGCTGATCATCAGCAGTAAGGCGGGCTGGGAAATGTGGCCAGGCCCCTATGGCGATTTGGGTAGCCGCAAATACCTGATTGCCAGCTGTGATCAAAGCCTGAAACGCATGGGGCTCGATTACGTCGATATTTTCTACTCACACCGGCCAGACCCAGATACGCCGATTGAAGAAACAATGGGTGCGCTCGATAGCCTGGTGCGCCAAGGGAAGGCGCTGTACGTTGGTATTTCATCGTATTCAGCTGAGGAAACCGCTATTGCGGCCAAAGTGCTAAAAGAGCTTGGCACGCCGTGCCTGATTCATCAGCCTTCGTTCTCGATGTTTGATCGCTGGATAGAAAATGGCTTAACCGATGTCTTGCGCCAGGAGCAAATCGGCAGTATCGCGTTTTGCCCGTTGGCGCAGGGGCTATTGACCGATCGCTATCTGAACGGCATTCCGGCCGATTCGCGTGCCGCAGACGTGCAAAACCATTTTCTGACTAGCGATAAAGTCGAATTGCGGCTGGCGCAAATCAAGGCGCTGAACGAGATTGCACTTGCTCGCGGCCAATCGCTAGCGCAAATGTCGCTGGCATGGGCCTTGCAAACGGTAACATCGGTGATTATTGGCGCGAGCCGGGTAGCACAAATCGAGGAAAATGTAGGCGCAGTAAGTAATCTGGCTTTTAATGCTGACGAATTAAAACAGATTGAATTGATTCTGCAGCAGGTTTAA
- a CDS encoding DUF3422 family protein, with protein MPSTTASTRFEFRLREHSQRRTMARETHSSPYPHLPTPGRISHLAYLNHHLSLANEQWLIGQLARHYGQLPPEPHVNHFSLDLGHCRLLWMRYSEFSSLSVSAAFTEGEVPFACPALAELPADWLAQLPGNMLVAIHALVLPHTALPPTLPSLAKHYFAGNELVGAEIGDGAGMVYSDFQQAENGFVRYLLADRFMGRRQAGRMLQRLFDIESYRSLAMLAPPLADTISPELMAADRELAELTSSISHARAADEPQLLDRLTQLSAQIESALSQTDYRFSASHAYYEIVLRRLGELREFRIQGLQPFTQFLTRRLMPALEHCQVVARRQRELAERVSRATLLLRTRVDVTLEQQNQSILSAMSQRANLQLRLQETVEGLSVAAISYYVIGLLVYGLKGLKAAGVHLNVELTSALLIPLVVGVLVLGMRRVRRLAHRSSSSDLHS; from the coding sequence ATGCCAAGCACCACTGCCAGCACCCGCTTTGAATTTCGCCTGCGCGAGCATTCGCAACGGCGCACGATGGCGCGCGAAACGCATTCCTCACCCTATCCGCACTTGCCAACGCCGGGGCGCATCAGCCATCTGGCTTATTTGAATCACCATCTGAGCCTGGCTAACGAGCAATGGCTAATCGGCCAGCTGGCGCGGCACTATGGCCAGTTGCCGCCAGAGCCGCATGTCAATCACTTCAGCCTCGATCTCGGTCATTGCCGCTTGCTGTGGATGCGCTATAGCGAGTTTTCCAGCCTGAGCGTCAGCGCGGCGTTCACGGAAGGCGAGGTGCCGTTTGCGTGTCCGGCGCTGGCCGAGCTGCCTGCCGACTGGCTGGCGCAACTGCCGGGCAATATGCTGGTGGCCATCCATGCGCTGGTTCTGCCGCATACGGCGTTGCCGCCCACTTTACCGTCGTTGGCCAAGCACTATTTTGCCGGCAATGAGCTGGTTGGCGCGGAGATCGGTGACGGCGCGGGCATGGTGTATAGCGATTTTCAGCAAGCTGAAAATGGTTTTGTCCGCTATTTGCTGGCCGATCGTTTTATGGGGCGACGCCAAGCGGGGCGGATGTTACAGCGCTTGTTTGACATCGAAAGCTATCGCAGCCTAGCAATGCTCGCGCCACCGCTGGCAGACACAATTTCGCCCGAGCTGATGGCGGCCGATCGCGAGCTGGCCGAACTAACCAGTAGCATTTCGCACGCCAGAGCCGCAGACGAGCCGCAATTGCTTGATCGATTGACGCAGCTCTCGGCACAAATCGAAAGCGCTTTGTCGCAAACCGATTATCGTTTTAGTGCTTCGCACGCCTACTACGAAATCGTGCTGCGACGGCTGGGCGAATTGCGCGAGTTCCGCATTCAGGGCTTGCAGCCGTTCACGCAGTTTTTGACCCGCCGACTGATGCCGGCGTTGGAGCATTGTCAGGTGGTCGCGCGGCGGCAACGCGAGCTGGCCGAGCGTGTTAGCCGCGCCACCTTACTGCTGCGCACCCGTGTCGATGTGACGCTGGAGCAGCAAAATCAGAGCATCCTCTCCGCCATGTCACAACGTGCCAATTTGCAATTGCGCCTGCAGGAAACCGTGGAGGGCTTGTCGGTCGCGGCCATCAGCTACTACGTCATCGGGCTGCTGGTATATGGCTTGAAAGGGCTAAAAGCGGCAGGCGTGCATCTGAATGTCGAGCTAACGAGCGCGCTGCTGATTCCCTTGGTGGTCGGTGTGTTGGTACTGGGGATGCGCCGGGTTCGGCGGCTGGCTCATCGTTCGAGCAGTTCAGATCTGCATTCCTGA
- a CDS encoding prephenate dehydrogenase, whose protein sequence is MSAQKINKLVLLGTGLIGGSFSLALKRARLVGEVVGVGRNAANLARAIELRVIDVASHDAAQAVQGADLVFLGTPVGQMDALMAQIAPHLPPHCIVTDGGSTKQDVCALYRQFLPNQLASCVPGHPIAGSDLSGASAATYGLYEGRRIVLTPLAETSAEALGTVRTLWQACGAIVYEMDAATHDGVFAAVSHVPHLVSFAYMNAVLGKDNGEQCLDFAGTGFRDFTRIAGSHPEMWRDITLANRDAILTDLRANVAQLQSLIALIEVGESDALTEYINQASQARSAWGKKRI, encoded by the coding sequence ATGAGCGCCCAAAAAATCAACAAACTGGTTCTGCTGGGTACAGGCTTGATTGGTGGCTCTTTCTCGCTGGCGCTTAAGCGGGCGCGATTGGTTGGCGAAGTGGTCGGCGTTGGTCGCAATGCGGCTAATCTGGCTCGTGCAATTGAGTTGCGGGTGATTGATGTCGCCAGCCATGACGCAGCGCAAGCCGTGCAGGGCGCTGATCTGGTGTTTCTCGGTACACCAGTCGGCCAGATGGACGCGCTGATGGCACAGATTGCGCCACATTTGCCGCCGCACTGCATTGTGACTGATGGCGGCTCAACCAAGCAGGATGTTTGCGCGCTCTACCGGCAATTTTTGCCCAATCAGCTGGCAAGCTGCGTGCCGGGGCATCCGATTGCAGGTTCCGATTTGTCGGGCGCAAGCGCAGCAACGTATGGCCTGTATGAAGGTCGTCGCATTGTTTTGACGCCCTTGGCGGAAACCTCGGCTGAGGCTCTGGGAACGGTGCGCACGCTATGGCAGGCCTGCGGGGCGATTGTTTATGAAATGGACGCCGCAACGCACGATGGCGTTTTTGCTGCGGTTAGCCATGTACCGCATCTAGTGTCTTTCGCCTATATGAATGCTGTGCTGGGTAAGGATAATGGCGAGCAGTGTCTGGATTTTGCCGGCACCGGTTTTCGTGACTTTACTCGCATCGCTGGATCACACCCGGAAATGTGGCGCGACATTACACTGGCCAATCGGGATGCAATCCTGACTGATTTGCGAGCCAATGTGGCGCAGCTGCAGTCGCTGATTGCGCTCATTGAGGTCGGCGAGTCGGACGCATTAACCGAATACATTAATCAGGCCAGTCAGGCGCGTAGTGCCTGGGGCAAAAAACGCATTTGA